One part of the Pirellulales bacterium genome encodes these proteins:
- a CDS encoding PhoPQ-activated pathogenicity protein, which produces MRIGSNRFAAIVCLSIFMLPLVAAAKKTVALPNASPALADYVKQPDSSYQWHVKQRGKVGAGDYVELILTSQTWHDIVWKHQLFIYRPAKVRDAAQSLLLIDGGNWSDSLEKAPDASQPAELPERVRVLALLADMIQAPIAVVRQVPNQPIFDGKKEDQIIALTFSKYFETGQSDWPLLLPMVKSAVRAMDTVQEFSKQEWKLDVQKFLVTGASKRGWTTWLTAASDPRVDGLAPMVINMLNMLAHDELQLKSFGTYSEQIRDYTDRRLQDYLHSEKGAALRAIVDPIAYRTHLTQPKLIILATNDAYWPADALNNYWKDLQGDKYILYVPNNGHGIQDYPRVVATIAALERSLAGQKPMPRLEWRLDEKSNPPRLELTSDKPPLAVRQWSATADTRDFRKSLWQSSPVSAESGDAHKFAVDMSAPQKGFGARFLEAEFAGDPLPFVLTTTLHVLGDSEPANAAAGGGGE; this is translated from the coding sequence ATGCGAATTGGTTCAAATCGTTTCGCGGCGATCGTCTGCCTTTCGATTTTCATGCTTCCGCTCGTTGCCGCCGCAAAGAAGACGGTCGCGCTGCCGAATGCTTCGCCCGCCCTGGCCGATTACGTGAAGCAGCCGGATAGCAGCTACCAGTGGCACGTTAAGCAGCGCGGCAAGGTTGGCGCCGGCGATTATGTGGAGCTGATTCTCACGTCGCAAACCTGGCACGACATTGTTTGGAAACATCAGCTCTTCATCTACCGGCCGGCGAAAGTTCGCGATGCGGCGCAGTCGCTACTATTGATCGATGGCGGCAACTGGTCCGACTCACTTGAAAAAGCGCCCGACGCTTCCCAGCCAGCCGAATTGCCCGAGCGGGTGCGAGTTCTGGCGCTGTTGGCCGACATGATCCAGGCCCCAATCGCGGTCGTGCGGCAAGTACCCAATCAGCCCATATTCGATGGCAAGAAGGAAGACCAGATCATCGCCCTTACCTTCTCAAAGTATTTCGAAACAGGGCAGTCCGATTGGCCGCTGCTGCTGCCAATGGTGAAGTCGGCCGTCCGCGCCATGGACACCGTCCAGGAATTTTCCAAGCAAGAATGGAAACTGGATGTGCAGAAGTTTCTCGTCACCGGGGCCTCCAAGCGCGGTTGGACGACCTGGCTCACTGCCGCCAGTGATCCGCGTGTCGATGGCTTGGCCCCGATGGTGATCAACATGCTTAATATGTTGGCCCACGATGAACTGCAGCTGAAATCGTTTGGAACCTATTCCGAGCAGATACGCGATTACACGGATCGCCGACTACAGGATTATTTGCATAGCGAAAAAGGCGCGGCGTTGCGAGCAATCGTTGACCCCATTGCCTACCGCACGCACCTCACGCAGCCCAAGCTCATCATCCTCGCAACCAATGACGCGTATTGGCCGGCCGATGCCCTGAATAACTATTGGAAAGACCTGCAGGGCGATAAGTACATTTTGTACGTGCCGAATAATGGGCACGGCATTCAAGATTACCCGCGAGTTGTCGCCACGATCGCCGCGCTCGAACGCAGCCTTGCCGGTCAAAAGCCGATGCCCAGGTTGGAGTGGCGGCTCGATGAGAAATCGAACCCACCCCGACTGGAGCTGACGTCCGACAAACCGCCCTTGGCCGTTCGACAGTGGTCGGCCACAGCCGATACCCGTGATTTCCGTAAATCGCTGTGGCAGTCGTCGCCGGTATCCGCAGAGAGCGGCGATGCCCATAAATTCGCCGTCGATATGTCGGCGCCGCAAAAGGGGTTTGGCGCACGCTTCCTGGAAGCCGAATTCGCCGGCGACCCGCTGCCGTTCGTGCTGACGACAACGCTCCACGTGTTGGGCGATTCAGAACCAGCTAATGCCGCCGCTGGTGGCGGAGGCGAATGA
- a CDS encoding M56 family metallopeptidase, which yields MSYPLVLEILASLIVQVAILVGMTSWIARRPRFAANADVCWSTMHVCVLLLTAAAFSLPHLRLVTWSDFGPARQHLRAVMAVDYVGWLATWAWLSGSVVILLACVAGICQTTYLVRRAVVDPNIGQLHQRGIANDASRFGELETRIISSNLSPFCWQIHHPVIVLPEVVRGFPPGEQAAILRHERTHIELQHPLHLFLQRLVEAAYWFHPLVWWASQQAAAARELRCDRDSVRTKVEIVDYLRSLLRLVESKVASTSGLPAGIGFVGSTSLLKRRAEQLADLLKQNAVHRQPRRAAAIIVLCTIFCSAFWLPVNPNASRRSAWSPWPTWTAQVLNTAGIIIRDYEVDGHRLVLSNHHR from the coding sequence GTGAGCTATCCCCTGGTACTCGAGATACTGGCTTCGTTGATCGTGCAGGTCGCAATCCTGGTGGGCATGACGTCCTGGATTGCGCGTCGCCCAAGGTTTGCAGCCAATGCCGACGTTTGCTGGTCGACCATGCACGTGTGCGTTTTGCTGCTAACTGCCGCGGCGTTTTCGCTGCCGCACTTGCGGCTCGTCACCTGGTCTGATTTTGGTCCCGCGCGCCAACATCTGCGAGCCGTGATGGCCGTTGACTATGTTGGTTGGCTGGCTACCTGGGCCTGGTTGAGCGGCTCCGTGGTGATCCTGCTCGCATGCGTGGCGGGAATCTGTCAAACGACTTATCTGGTTCGGCGTGCGGTCGTTGATCCGAACATCGGCCAGCTTCATCAAAGGGGTATTGCCAACGATGCGAGTCGATTTGGCGAGCTGGAGACACGGATTATTTCCAGCAACTTGAGCCCATTTTGCTGGCAGATTCACCATCCGGTGATTGTGCTCCCCGAAGTTGTACGGGGTTTTCCCCCAGGGGAGCAGGCGGCCATTTTGCGTCACGAGCGGACCCATATTGAGTTGCAGCATCCATTGCATTTGTTCTTGCAGAGATTGGTCGAAGCGGCCTACTGGTTTCATCCGCTCGTGTGGTGGGCCTCGCAACAAGCCGCCGCAGCACGTGAGTTGCGTTGCGACCGAGACTCGGTGCGAACGAAAGTCGAAATCGTCGATTACTTGCGCAGTTTGCTGCGGCTGGTTGAATCGAAGGTGGCATCAACGAGTGGGCTGCCGGCCGGCATCGGATTTGTTGGCAGCACATCGCTATTGAAGCGGCGTGCCGAACAACTCGCTGATCTGCTGAAACAAAACGCGGTCCACCGCCAGCCACGGCGGGCCGCGGCAATCATCGTCCTCTGCACGATCTTCTGCAGCGCATTTTGGTTGCCTGTCAACCCGAACGCTTCGCGACGCTCGGCCTGGTCGCCTTGGCCAACCTGGACGGCGCAAGTATTGAATACGGCCGGGATCATCATCCGCGATTATGAAGTCGACGGGCATCGGTTGGTGTTGTCAAACCATCACCGATAG
- a CDS encoding BlaI/MecI/CopY family transcriptional regulator, with amino-acid sequence MKTPRLTRCELELMDVLWQKGEATVQEVCDELRRPLAYTTVMTTLSILHSKKKVLKRAKRGRAHVYQPLVSRDHVSRAVLSDLRDVLFADQLPTLMLGLLEDGQFSPDDVRALKAAIRKVEQQGEM; translated from the coding sequence ATGAAGACTCCCCGACTGACGCGTTGCGAACTCGAGTTGATGGACGTCCTTTGGCAAAAGGGCGAAGCGACCGTGCAAGAGGTGTGCGATGAATTGCGCCGTCCCTTGGCCTATACGACCGTTATGACCACGCTCAGTATATTGCACAGCAAGAAGAAGGTCCTAAAACGAGCCAAGCGCGGTCGAGCACACGTCTATCAACCACTTGTATCGCGCGACCATGTTAGTCGAGCCGTGCTCAGCGACTTGCGCGATGTGCTGTTTGCCGACCAGCTTCCGACACTGATGTTGGGGCTGCTGGAAGATGGGCAATTTTCACCAGACGACGTGCGGGCGTTGAAGGCGGCGATTCGTAAGGTTGAACAGCAGGGGGAAATGTGA
- a CDS encoding DUF1559 domain-containing protein, protein MSSNHLERVDRVGSVFSRSGLTVLELLIVVSSITMLASLLFPAVHAARESTRNLQCMNNLRQIGLAVHEFHDSHQVLPAGWKCDPSKRTAYGWAASILNELDDPSLAQLVDPLCPVDELGSSIRKVTPAVFACPSDVSEPEFPVYAEIGKHDEHAQESTRVLVTLPRANYVGVFGTTDPDDVPGNSGSGVFVEQRGRRFEDCSRGLNHVVLVGERTARKLPSTWLGFVGAGEDAEGRIVGFAGEGPNRDDADECEFDSRHLEHVNFLWADGHVAGVQNNIDRQLYQYQAKYR, encoded by the coding sequence ATGTCCAGCAATCACCTGGAAAGAGTGGATCGCGTTGGAAGCGTGTTCAGCCGGTCTGGACTTACGGTCTTGGAATTGCTGATCGTCGTCTCGTCGATCACAATGCTGGCATCGCTCCTGTTCCCGGCGGTGCATGCGGCGCGCGAAAGCACCCGCAATTTACAGTGCATGAACAACTTGCGTCAAATCGGCTTGGCCGTGCATGAGTTTCATGATTCACATCAAGTGTTGCCAGCGGGGTGGAAGTGCGACCCCAGCAAACGAACGGCATACGGTTGGGCAGCCAGTATTCTGAATGAGTTGGATGATCCCAGCCTGGCACAACTAGTCGATCCATTGTGTCCGGTTGACGAACTTGGGAGTTCGATTCGAAAGGTGACGCCGGCGGTATTTGCGTGCCCATCGGATGTCAGCGAGCCGGAGTTCCCGGTTTACGCGGAAATCGGCAAACACGATGAGCATGCGCAGGAATCGACTCGAGTTTTGGTGACCCTGCCACGAGCGAATTACGTGGGGGTTTTTGGAACAACGGATCCGGACGACGTGCCGGGAAATAGCGGCAGCGGCGTGTTCGTGGAACAAAGAGGGCGACGCTTTGAGGATTGTTCACGTGGCCTTAATCACGTGGTGCTCGTGGGGGAACGAACAGCGAGAAAGCTGCCCTCCACCTGGCTAGGATTCGTCGGCGCTGGCGAAGATGCGGAAGGCCGCATCGTCGGATTTGCTGGAGAGGGCCCGAACCGCGATGATGCCGATGAATGTGAATTCGATAGTCGCCACTTGGAGCATGTCAACTTCCTGTGGGCCGACGGGCATGTGGCTGGCGTCCAGAATAATATCGATCGGCAGTTGTACCAATACCAGGCGAAGTACCGTTGA